One stretch of Glycine soja cultivar W05 chromosome 7, ASM419377v2, whole genome shotgun sequence DNA includes these proteins:
- the LOC114418404 gene encoding ubiquinone biosynthesis protein COQ4 homolog, mitochondrial-like, with translation MIEGGRIWLKAWQQAAVAVGSAVGALLDPRRADLIAALGETTGKHAFERVLQRMKSSPEGRALLLERPRVVCAKVGHAWDLPANTFGAAYARFMGSRNFSPDDRPPVRFMDTDELAYVAMRAREVHDFWHTLFDLPTNLIGETALKLIEFEQMGLPMCLLSVIGGTARFNEKQRKLFYQHYFPWAIRAGMQSTDLMCVYYEQHFHEDLEDVRRKLQIVPAPTVP, from the exons ATGATAGAAGGTGGTAGAATCTGGCTGAAGGCATGGCAGCAGGCAGCTGTGGCAGTGGGTTCCGCGGTGGGGGCGTTGTTGGACCCTCGAAGAGCAGATTTGATAGCAGCTCTTGGTGAGACCACTGGAAAGCATGCTTTTGAGAGAGTTCTACAAAGGATGAAGAGTTCCCCTGAAGGGAGG GCCTTACTATTGGAGCGCCCTCGTGTTGTTTGTGCAAAGGTAGGACATGCTTGGGATCTGCCAGCAAACACATTCGGTGCTGCCTATGCGAGGTTTATGGGATCTAGGAACTTTTCGCCAGATGATCGACCTCCTGTGCGGTTCATGGACACAGATGAACTGGCCTATGTAGCCATGCGGGCTCGTGAAGTGCATGACTTCTGGCATACCCTTTTTGACCTTCCTACTAACTTGATTGGGGAGACAGCACTGAAGCTCATTGAATTTGAGCAGATGGGCCTTCCTATGTGTCTGCTGTCCGTTATAGGGGGCACGGCTAGATTCAATGAAAAGCAGAGAAAATTGTTTTATCAGCACTACTTCCCTTGGGCCATTCGTGCTGGCATGCAATCGACTGATCTTATGTGTGTATATTATGAGCAACATTTTCATGAAGACTTGGAAGATGTTCGCAGAAAATTGCAAATTGTTCCTGCTCCCACTGTTCCTTAA
- the LOC114418403 gene encoding mitogen-activated protein kinase homolog MMK2, giving the protein MSVVESGEHDNIRGVPTHGGRYVQYNIYGNLFEVSRKYVPPIRPVGRGAYGIVCAAVNAETGEEVAIKKIGNAFDNRIDAKRTLREIKLLRHMDHANIMSIKDIIRPPQKENFNDVYLVSELMDTDLHQIIRSNQQLTDDHCRYFLYQLLRGLKYVHSANVLHRDLKPSNLLLNANCDLKIADFGLARTTSETDFMTEYVVTRWYRAPELLLNCSEYTAAIDIWSVGCILGEIITRQPLFPGKDYVHQLRLITELIGSPNDASLGFLRSDNARRYVKQLPQYPKQNFSARFPDMSPGAVDLLEKMLIFDPNRRITVDEALSHPYMAPLHDINEEPVCTRPFSFDFEQPSFTEEDIKELIWRESVKFNPVPPVY; this is encoded by the exons ATGTCTGTTGTTGAGTCAGGTGAACACGACAACATCAGAGGAGTACCTACTCATGGTGGACGCTATGTTCAGTACAATATCTATGGCAATCTCTTTGAAGTTTCCAGAAAGTATGTCCCTCCTATTCGCCCTGTGGGTAGAGGCGCTTATGGTATTGTTTG CGCTGCTGTAAATGCAGAGACAGGTGAGGAAGTTGCCATTAAGAAGATTGGCAATGCATTTGATAACAGAATAGATGCCAAAAGGACCTTACGAGAAATTAAACTTCTTCGGCACATGGATCATGCAAAT ATTATGTCCATTAAAGATATTATACGTCCTCCACAGAAGGAAAACTTCAATGATGTGTACCTTGTTTCTGAGTTAATGGACACAGATCTGCATCAAATAATACGTTCTAATCAGCAATTGACTGATGATCATTGTCGG TATTTTCTGTATCAATTGTTACGAGGGCTCAAATATGTACATTCAGCAAATGTTTTGCACCGTGATCTAAAGCCTAGTAATTTGCTATTGAATGCCAATTGTGACCTTAAGATTGCGGACTTTGGTCTTGCTAGAACTACATCTGAAACTGACTTTATGACTGAGTATGTGGTCACTAGATGGTACCGTGCTCCCGAATTGCTTCTTAATTGTTCAGAATATACAGCAGCCATTGATATATGGTCTGTTGGTTGCATACTTGGTGAAATCATAACCAGACAACCACTCTTTCCTGGCAAAGATTATGTTCATCAGCTGAGACTTATCACAGAG cTGATAGGTTCACCCAATGATGCCAGCCTTGGATTTCTACGAAGTGATAATGCTCGTAGATATGTAAAACAGCTTCCCCAATATCCAAAGCAAAACTTTTCTGCTAGATTTCCCGACATGTCTCCTGGTGCAGTTGATTTGCTAGAGAAGATGCTCATCTTTGATCCAAACAGGCGAATTACAG TTGATGAGGCGTTGAGCCACCCATACATGGCACCTCTCCATGACATCAATGAGGAACCTGTTTGCACCAGACCTTTCAGTTTTGACTTTGAGCAACCATCATTCACTGAAGAAGATATCAAGGAACTCATCTGGAGAGAATCTGTGAAGTTCAATCCTGTTCCACCAGTCTACTGA